One window of Acipenser ruthenus chromosome 17, fAciRut3.2 maternal haplotype, whole genome shotgun sequence genomic DNA carries:
- the LOC117423002 gene encoding protein FAM104A-like: MLSESRKRPRSCDNDDSQLLPQPKRGGSSNPLFPELGRDIWDLESSSSDSSAISSPERAGSSNQPAEAGGGYLNPGTFSSATSSSVHFNEESASLSQDSYQRINRILREAHFHSLQSRGPPGDT, from the exons ATGTTATCAGAAAGCAG GAAGCGCCCTCGGAGCTGTGACAACGATGACAGCCAGCTTCTCCCACAGCCCAAACGTGGAGGTAGCAGCAACCCCCTCTTCCCAGAGCTGGGCCGGGACATCTGGGATTTAGAG TCCTCCAGCAGCGACAGCAGTGCAATCAGCAGCCCGGAGCGTGCTGGGAGCAGCAACCAGCCTGCCGAGGCAGGAGGAGGCTACTTGAACCCGGGGACTTTCAGCTCCGCTACCTCGTCCTCTGTGCACTTCAACGAGGAGTCTGCCTCTCTGAGCCAGGACTCCTACCAGCGAATCAACCGCATCCTGCGAGAGGCGCACTTCCACAGCCTGCAGAGCCGCGGGCCCCCAGGAGACACGTGA
- the LOC117423160 gene encoding uncharacterized protein C17orf80-like isoform X1: protein MVTNEWICNPICRNTSVNAAIRSKKTGAAAPGTELCPFCGKPFKRLKSHLPHCKMASVAGVTAGSNGVPLSDSSKAGRKQQAAAKKKEKDSKLNLKEPSTILKSKKAKTQDISTLQTSEIPAPKVKTENTKAGDKVGKAGLQKMWSKGLKKQQNSKEQTSMISSLKDKKSSPALSSAQGDAQATHNTPADTPLLHLNQTAVLTKVDKHGLEQVMQNQAVPKLRSKQTTSKLQALELAPLQGSESRSTDSVAGQSLAEQTRVPAVSPGKRVLEVKTSESRSKTSVWDHTKYALMGNKNTAGLYQQQNTCRGQNVLLDHSRDSKQFTKTNVWDHIRENFCSRNYDVISRKGSAETSEKAVPVLSQSLSKSAGSDLTPRGLEWLPELHPGYQGIGFSMLPVKPSPWRVEDRPCLPEQDTRQVPLAERRLMEVRLGELPAWLGSRELQPATGLAAMRRGWQRYYSKYIDVKKGGAGGVAMLLAAYCVLSYSWNYQHLKQDRWRKYH from the exons ATGGTAACAAATGAATGGATTTGCAATCCCATTtgcagaaatacaagtgttaatgCTGCAATCAGAT CCAAGAAGACAGGAGCTGCTGCTCCCGGGACGGAGTTGTGTCCATTTTGTGGAAAGCCGTTCAAGAGGCTTAAGTCCCACTTACCTCACTGCAAAATGGCGTCAGTTGCCGGGGTAACAGCAGGCTCCAATGGGGTACCACTGTCTGACAGCTCGAAGGCAGGCAGAAAACAACAAGCAGCtgctaaaaagaaagaaaaagacagcAAATTAAATCTCAAAGAGccttcaaccattctgaaaagcAAGAAAGCAAAAACACAGGACATCTCCACTCTCCAGACTTCAGAAATTCCAGCCCCTAAAGTAAAGACAGAGAATACCAAGGCAGGGGATAAAGTCGGCAAAGCAGGGCTTCAGAAAATGTGGAGTAAAGGGCTTAAAAAGCAACAGAACAGCAAAGAGCAGACCAGTATGATATCGTCACTCAAAGACAAGAAAAGCAGCCCTGCATTGTCATCGGCACAAGGAGATGCTCAAGCCACACACAATACACCGGCTGACACACCATTATTGCACCTCAACCAAACTGCTGTTCTGACAAAGGTGGATAAGCATGGTTTAGAACAAGTAATGCAAAACCAGGCTGTTCCGAAACTTAGAAGCAAGCAAACCACGTCAAAACTCCAGGCTTTGGAGTTAGCACCCCTTCAGGGTTCAGAATCCCGCAGTACTGATTCTGTAGCAGGGCAGAGTTTGGCAGAACAGACCAGAGTGCCTGCCGTTTCCCCCGGGAAGAGAGTGCTGGAAGTTAAAACAAGCGAAAGCAGAAGCAAAACCAGTGTTTGGGACCACACTAAGTACGCTTTGATGGGCAACAAAAATACTGCTGGATTGTACCAACAGCAGAATACATGTAGGGGACAGAATGTGTTACTGGATCACAGTAGGGACAGCAAGCAGTTCACGAAAACCAATGTGTGGGATCACATCAGGGAGAACTTTTGCAGCAGGAATTATGATGTAATCTCCAGGAAGGGCAGCGCAGAGACCAGTGAAAAAGCCGTCCCAGtactctcccagtccctcagcaaaTCAGCTGGCTCAGATTTAACACCCAGAGGCTTGGAGTGGCTCCCAGAGCTCCACCCTGGGTACCAGGGAATAGGATTCTCCATGCTCCCAGTGAAACCCTCCCCCTGGCGCGTAGAGGATAGGCCATGCCTGCCTGAACAGGACACTAGACAAG TTCCTCTTGCAGAGAGACGGCTGATGGAGGTGAGGCTGGGGGAGCTGCCCGCCTGGCTGGGGTCTCGGGAGCTGCAGCCCGCCACCGGACTAGCAGCGATGCGCAGAG GCTGGCAGAGGTATTACAGCAAGTATATAGATGTGAAGAAGGGTGGGGCTGGCGGTGTGGCGATGCTGCTGGCTGCATACTGTGTGCTGAGCTACAGCTGGAACTACCAGCACCTCA AGCAGGATCGCTGGAGGAAGTACCATTGA
- the LOC117423160 gene encoding uncharacterized protein C17orf80-like isoform X2, with the protein MSAAKKTGAAAPGTELCPFCGKPFKRLKSHLPHCKMASVAGVTAGSNGVPLSDSSKAGRKQQAAAKKKEKDSKLNLKEPSTILKSKKAKTQDISTLQTSEIPAPKVKTENTKAGDKVGKAGLQKMWSKGLKKQQNSKEQTSMISSLKDKKSSPALSSAQGDAQATHNTPADTPLLHLNQTAVLTKVDKHGLEQVMQNQAVPKLRSKQTTSKLQALELAPLQGSESRSTDSVAGQSLAEQTRVPAVSPGKRVLEVKTSESRSKTSVWDHTKYALMGNKNTAGLYQQQNTCRGQNVLLDHSRDSKQFTKTNVWDHIRENFCSRNYDVISRKGSAETSEKAVPVLSQSLSKSAGSDLTPRGLEWLPELHPGYQGIGFSMLPVKPSPWRVEDRPCLPEQDTRQVPLAERRLMEVRLGELPAWLGSRELQPATGLAAMRRGWQRYYSKYIDVKKGGAGGVAMLLAAYCVLSYSWNYQHLKQDRWRKYH; encoded by the exons ATGAGTGCGG CCAAGAAGACAGGAGCTGCTGCTCCCGGGACGGAGTTGTGTCCATTTTGTGGAAAGCCGTTCAAGAGGCTTAAGTCCCACTTACCTCACTGCAAAATGGCGTCAGTTGCCGGGGTAACAGCAGGCTCCAATGGGGTACCACTGTCTGACAGCTCGAAGGCAGGCAGAAAACAACAAGCAGCtgctaaaaagaaagaaaaagacagcAAATTAAATCTCAAAGAGccttcaaccattctgaaaagcAAGAAAGCAAAAACACAGGACATCTCCACTCTCCAGACTTCAGAAATTCCAGCCCCTAAAGTAAAGACAGAGAATACCAAGGCAGGGGATAAAGTCGGCAAAGCAGGGCTTCAGAAAATGTGGAGTAAAGGGCTTAAAAAGCAACAGAACAGCAAAGAGCAGACCAGTATGATATCGTCACTCAAAGACAAGAAAAGCAGCCCTGCATTGTCATCGGCACAAGGAGATGCTCAAGCCACACACAATACACCGGCTGACACACCATTATTGCACCTCAACCAAACTGCTGTTCTGACAAAGGTGGATAAGCATGGTTTAGAACAAGTAATGCAAAACCAGGCTGTTCCGAAACTTAGAAGCAAGCAAACCACGTCAAAACTCCAGGCTTTGGAGTTAGCACCCCTTCAGGGTTCAGAATCCCGCAGTACTGATTCTGTAGCAGGGCAGAGTTTGGCAGAACAGACCAGAGTGCCTGCCGTTTCCCCCGGGAAGAGAGTGCTGGAAGTTAAAACAAGCGAAAGCAGAAGCAAAACCAGTGTTTGGGACCACACTAAGTACGCTTTGATGGGCAACAAAAATACTGCTGGATTGTACCAACAGCAGAATACATGTAGGGGACAGAATGTGTTACTGGATCACAGTAGGGACAGCAAGCAGTTCACGAAAACCAATGTGTGGGATCACATCAGGGAGAACTTTTGCAGCAGGAATTATGATGTAATCTCCAGGAAGGGCAGCGCAGAGACCAGTGAAAAAGCCGTCCCAGtactctcccagtccctcagcaaaTCAGCTGGCTCAGATTTAACACCCAGAGGCTTGGAGTGGCTCCCAGAGCTCCACCCTGGGTACCAGGGAATAGGATTCTCCATGCTCCCAGTGAAACCCTCCCCCTGGCGCGTAGAGGATAGGCCATGCCTGCCTGAACAGGACACTAGACAAG TTCCTCTTGCAGAGAGACGGCTGATGGAGGTGAGGCTGGGGGAGCTGCCCGCCTGGCTGGGGTCTCGGGAGCTGCAGCCCGCCACCGGACTAGCAGCGATGCGCAGAG GCTGGCAGAGGTATTACAGCAAGTATATAGATGTGAAGAAGGGTGGGGCTGGCGGTGTGGCGATGCTGCTGGCTGCATACTGTGTGCTGAGCTACAGCTGGAACTACCAGCACCTCA AGCAGGATCGCTGGAGGAAGTACCATTGA
- the LOC117423607 gene encoding cleavage and polyadenylation specificity factor subunit 4-like isoform X2 — protein MQDLIAGVQKIRFDLEVDVLMQKGARPLPFPGMDRAMCPFRHLRGEKSIVCKHWLRGLCKKGDQCEFLHEYDMSRMPECFFYSKFSECSNKECPFLHIDPASKVKDCPWYDRGFCKHGPLCKHRHTRRVICPNYSVGFCPKGAHCKFVHPKADLPTCPSEQHKHSSQPMELAPAPVMIDMALLARHQNLLLQEITPFPHLSTTMSIVHYQLSRLQEAGTSTRGSARPIHLVTCYKCGEKGHYANKCGRRHQGLLAEH, from the exons ATGCAGGATCTCATAGCGGGAGTCCAGAAGATTCGGTTCGATCTGGAAGTGGACGTGCTTATGCAGAAAGGGGCCCGGCCGCTCCCGTTCCCGGGAATGGACA GAGCCATGTGTCCCTTCCGTCACCTGCGTGGAGAGAAGTCCATCGTGTGCAAGCACTGGCTGCGCGGGCTGTGCAAGAAGGGGGACCAGTGCGAGTTCCTGCATGAGTACGACATGAGCAGAATGCCAGAGTGCTTCTTCTACTCCAAATTCA gCGAGTGCAGTAACAAGGAGTGCCCGTTTCTTCACATCGACCCTGCCAGTAAGGTCAAGGACTGCCCCTGGTATGATAGGGGCTTCTGTAAGCACG GTCCCCTCTGCAAACACAGGCACACCAGGAGAGTGATCTGCCCCAATTATTCAGTGGGGTTCTGCCCAAAGGGAGCCCACTGCAAGTTTGTCCA TCCCAAAGCAGACTTGCCGACATGCCCCTCAGAGCAGCACAAG CATTCCAGCCAGCCTATGGAGCTGGCTCCAGCCCCAGTGATGATTGACATGGCACTCCTGGCCAGGCACCAGAACCTGCTGCTGCAGGAGATCACTCCCTTCCCACACCTCTCCACTACCATGAGCATCGTCCACTACCAGCTGAGCCGGCTGCAGGAGGCAGGCACGTCAACACGAGGCTCCGCCCGGCCCATCCACCTTGTCACCTGCTACAAG TGTGGAGAGAAGGGTCATTACGCCAACAAGTGTGGAAGGAGGCACCAGGGCCTGCTGGCTGAGCACTGA
- the LOC117423739 gene encoding cdc42 effector protein 4-like: protein MPILKQLVSNTSQSKRRSRADLTAGMISAPLGDFRHTMHVGRGGDEFGDTSFLSTRSGEPPRQTEDQPPCPQQTSHPPSSKPGFLSRTFRHSKRSSSVTRVDKRESTLAPASGSPAFVKAAVSLPYLNDDTEAGQGGGSLSSVRKSLSSSPLKKLPSYEKPVNGAAASKPCEQEIQDERDFGELTDLPPASLPRAGGGMKHAESIMSFHIDLGPSMLGDILSVMDNKAWEEDDLGFEEGKSSEGRGSPAPATLEQLPAKPAMVSESENHTAPFSPEVRLRLPRQHLDSCSVSSSGSAALEEKPPTGEFQVQGETDSAKFSSPRGEEDKDLSFMDEDDDEITV, encoded by the coding sequence ATGCCGATCTTAAAGCAGCTGGTTTCGAACACCTCCCAGTCAAAGCGTCGTTCCCGGGCTGACCTGACTGCGGGGATGATCAGCGCTCCCCTGGGCGATTTCCGCCACACCATGCACGTGGGGCGAGGTGGGGATGAGTTTGGGGACACCTCGTTCCTCAGCACCCGCTCCGGAGAGCCCCCGCGGCAAACAGAGGACCAGCCACCGTGCCCGCAGCAAACGTCCCACCCTCCCAGCTCCAAACCGGGGTTCCTGTCCCGTACATTCAGACACAGCAAGAGGTCCTCGTCCGTGACGCGGGTAGACAAACGGGAGTCCACTCTGGCACCGGCCAGCGGCTCCCCCGCCTTCGTGAAGGCCGCGGTGTCCCTCCCATATCTCAACGACGACACCGAGGCGGGGCAAGGGGGCGGCAGCCTCAGCAGTGTTCGCAAAAGCCTCTCCTCCAGCCCTCTCAAGAAGCTGCCGTCCTACGAGAAGCCTGTCAACGGTGCCGCAGCCTCCAAGCCGTGCGAGCAGGAGATCCAAGACGAGCGAGACTTCGGGGAGCTCACAGATCTGCCCCCTGCGTCGCTCCCCCGGGCGGGAGGAGGGATGAAACACGCCGAATCCATCATGTCCTTCCACATCGACCTGGGCCCGTCCATGCTGGGCGATATCCTAAGCGTCATGGATAATAAGGCCTGGGAAGAGGACGATCTAGGGTTCGAGGAAGGTAAGAGCAGCGAGGGGAGGGGGTCGCCAGCTCCCGCCACCCTGGAGCAGCTCCCAGCGAAACCTGCCATGGTTTCAGAAAGCGAGAACCACACTGCCCCCTTCAGTCCAGAGGTCAGGCTGCGGCTCCCTCGCCAGCATCTGGACAGCTGCTCTGTGTCCAGCTCCGGGTCTGCAGCTCTGGAGGagaagcctcccactggggagtTCCAAGTGCAGGGGGAGACGGACAGTGCCAAGTTCAGCTCCCCACGGGGGGAGGAAGACAAGGATTTATCATTTATGGATGAGGACGACGACGAAATAAcagtataa
- the LOC117423607 gene encoding cleavage and polyadenylation specificity factor subunit 4-like isoform X1 encodes MQDLIAGVQKIRFDLEVDVLMQKGARPLPFPGMDKSGSAVCEFFSRGLCKRGAMCPFRHLRGEKSIVCKHWLRGLCKKGDQCEFLHEYDMSRMPECFFYSKFSECSNKECPFLHIDPASKVKDCPWYDRGFCKHGPLCKHRHTRRVICPNYSVGFCPKGAHCKFVHPKADLPTCPSEQHKHSSQPMELAPAPVMIDMALLARHQNLLLQEITPFPHLSTTMSIVHYQLSRLQEAGTSTRGSARPIHLVTCYKCGEKGHYANKCGRRHQGLLAEH; translated from the exons ATGCAGGATCTCATAGCGGGAGTCCAGAAGATTCGGTTCGATCTGGAAGTGGACGTGCTTATGCAGAAAGGGGCCCGGCCGCTCCCGTTCCCGGGAATGGACA AGTCGGGCTCGGCAGTGTGTGAGTTCTTCAGCCGGGGACTCTGTAAAAGAG GAGCCATGTGTCCCTTCCGTCACCTGCGTGGAGAGAAGTCCATCGTGTGCAAGCACTGGCTGCGCGGGCTGTGCAAGAAGGGGGACCAGTGCGAGTTCCTGCATGAGTACGACATGAGCAGAATGCCAGAGTGCTTCTTCTACTCCAAATTCA gCGAGTGCAGTAACAAGGAGTGCCCGTTTCTTCACATCGACCCTGCCAGTAAGGTCAAGGACTGCCCCTGGTATGATAGGGGCTTCTGTAAGCACG GTCCCCTCTGCAAACACAGGCACACCAGGAGAGTGATCTGCCCCAATTATTCAGTGGGGTTCTGCCCAAAGGGAGCCCACTGCAAGTTTGTCCA TCCCAAAGCAGACTTGCCGACATGCCCCTCAGAGCAGCACAAG CATTCCAGCCAGCCTATGGAGCTGGCTCCAGCCCCAGTGATGATTGACATGGCACTCCTGGCCAGGCACCAGAACCTGCTGCTGCAGGAGATCACTCCCTTCCCACACCTCTCCACTACCATGAGCATCGTCCACTACCAGCTGAGCCGGCTGCAGGAGGCAGGCACGTCAACACGAGGCTCCGCCCGGCCCATCCACCTTGTCACCTGCTACAAG TGTGGAGAGAAGGGTCATTACGCCAACAAGTGTGGAAGGAGGCACCAGGGCCTGCTGGCTGAGCACTGA